One stretch of Variovorax sp. 54 DNA includes these proteins:
- a CDS encoding GNAT family N-acetyltransferase, with amino-acid sequence MAPHDIEAIERATVAAVAPEACEELDGWLLPFDRGTVKRARSAVPLHRDPVEPATLDRIEDRCDSRQVAPALRLADAACFDTLRAELARRHYMADNPTCVQTGSARRMRDLVGADVRLADVDATPDPDWAALFLGEGFDPVDGVHRVRSLSRATGSLFASVRENGATVAAGAMAFGHGWASVHGMRTEQSQRGRGLAGRVLAGLAQAALSRGVERVFLQVDAQNQPALALYRRAGFETRWQYCYWQRQQWPR; translated from the coding sequence ATGGCCCCGCACGACATCGAAGCCATCGAACGCGCCACCGTCGCGGCGGTGGCGCCCGAAGCTTGCGAAGAACTCGACGGCTGGCTGCTGCCTTTCGACCGCGGCACCGTCAAGCGCGCCCGCTCGGCCGTGCCGCTGCACCGCGACCCGGTCGAGCCCGCCACGCTCGACCGCATCGAAGACCGCTGCGACAGCCGCCAGGTCGCGCCCGCGCTGCGACTGGCCGACGCCGCATGTTTCGACACGCTGCGCGCCGAACTCGCGCGCCGGCACTACATGGCCGACAACCCGACCTGCGTGCAGACCGGCTCGGCGCGGCGCATGCGCGACCTCGTCGGGGCGGACGTCCGGCTGGCCGATGTCGACGCGACGCCCGATCCGGACTGGGCCGCGCTGTTCCTCGGTGAAGGCTTCGACCCGGTCGATGGCGTGCACCGCGTGCGTTCGCTGTCGCGCGCCACAGGCTCGCTCTTTGCCAGCGTGCGCGAGAACGGCGCGACCGTGGCGGCCGGCGCCATGGCCTTCGGCCACGGCTGGGCCAGCGTGCACGGCATGCGCACCGAACAGTCGCAGCGCGGGCGTGGCCTGGCCGGGCGCGTGCTCGCCGGTCTGGCGCAGGCGGCACTGTCGCGCGGTGTCGAGCGCGTGTTCCTGCAGGTCGATGCGCAGAACCAGCCGGCGCTGGCGCTGTACCGCCGCGCGGGTTTCGAGACGCGCTGGCAGTACTGTTATTGGCAGCGCCAGCAGTGGCCGCGCTGA
- a CDS encoding VIT and vWA domain-containing protein has product MDTPTTPRPGRWLWLATVSLATVGFIAMGARPAHAQEAPAGPRLKTESPYFFVKSDDPSVDRLPLKGTEVAVKISGVIADVTVTQTYRNEGQRAIEAKYVFPGSTKAAVSGLNVRLADRLITAQIREKQQAKIEYDTAKKEGKTAALLEQHLPNVFQMNVANILPGDDVKVELRYTELLVPQSGNYQFVFPTVVGPRYNSPRSENAQAQWPAQPTLRAGVAPSTSFKLTASIDTPMGLKEIRSATHTIDVKKRDEDQHADITLSADGRPADNRDFVLDYRLAGEKIESGLMLYKGQGENAENFFLAMVEPPKAVAASAISPRDYIFVVDISGSMHGFPLDTAKTVLERLIGGLRPSDTFNVLLFSGSNKMLSPQSVPATRANIEQALATIKNYSGSGSTELIPALKRVYAEPKAPNVSRSVVVVTDGYVTVEREAFELVRNNLSKANVFAFGIGSSVNRSLMEGIARAGMGEPFIITDPVQAPEQAARFRRMVESPVLTNVKATFGGLDVYDVEPQALPDVLGERPVIVFGKWRGEPKGRVIIEGQSATGPYREEVRITPQTRQDTAALRTLWARHRIQSLSDQEALEGSAAFKDRITELGLKYSLLTQYTSFIAVDKVVRNVAPQNSVDVNQPLPMPQGVSDLALGAEVPSTPEPETLGAIAVVLSMLAMLRRRARRNDPRRFTA; this is encoded by the coding sequence ATGGACACCCCCACCACCCCACGCCCCGGCCGTTGGCTCTGGCTCGCCACCGTGAGCCTGGCGACCGTGGGTTTCATCGCCATGGGCGCCCGCCCGGCCCACGCGCAGGAAGCGCCCGCCGGTCCGCGCCTGAAGACCGAGAGCCCGTATTTCTTCGTCAAGAGCGACGACCCCTCGGTCGACCGCCTGCCGCTCAAGGGCACCGAGGTGGCGGTCAAGATTTCGGGCGTGATCGCCGACGTCACGGTCACCCAGACCTACCGCAACGAAGGCCAGCGCGCCATCGAGGCGAAGTACGTGTTCCCGGGTTCCACCAAGGCGGCCGTGAGCGGCCTCAACGTGCGCCTGGCCGACCGCCTGATCACGGCGCAGATCCGCGAGAAGCAGCAGGCCAAGATCGAATACGACACCGCCAAGAAGGAAGGCAAGACCGCCGCGCTGCTCGAGCAGCACCTGCCCAATGTGTTCCAGATGAACGTCGCCAACATCCTGCCGGGCGACGACGTGAAGGTCGAGCTGCGCTACACCGAGCTGCTGGTGCCGCAGTCGGGCAACTACCAGTTCGTGTTCCCGACCGTGGTCGGGCCGCGCTACAACAGCCCGCGGTCGGAGAACGCGCAAGCCCAATGGCCGGCGCAGCCCACGTTGCGCGCCGGCGTGGCACCGAGCACCAGCTTCAAGCTCACGGCGAGCATCGACACGCCGATGGGCCTGAAGGAAATCCGCTCGGCCACGCACACGATCGACGTGAAGAAGCGCGACGAAGACCAGCACGCGGACATCACGCTCAGTGCCGACGGCCGCCCCGCCGACAACCGCGACTTCGTGCTCGACTACCGCCTGGCGGGTGAAAAGATCGAGTCGGGCCTCATGCTCTACAAGGGCCAGGGAGAGAACGCCGAGAACTTCTTCCTCGCCATGGTCGAGCCGCCCAAGGCCGTGGCCGCCAGCGCCATCTCGCCGCGCGACTACATCTTCGTGGTCGACATCTCGGGCTCGATGCACGGCTTTCCGCTCGACACCGCCAAGACCGTGCTCGAACGCCTGATCGGCGGCCTGCGCCCCAGCGACACCTTCAACGTGCTGCTGTTCTCGGGCAGCAACAAGATGCTGTCGCCGCAGTCGGTGCCGGCCACGCGCGCCAACATCGAGCAGGCGCTCGCCACCATCAAGAACTACAGCGGCAGCGGCAGCACCGAGCTGATTCCGGCGCTCAAGCGCGTGTACGCCGAACCCAAGGCACCGAACGTGTCGCGCAGCGTGGTGGTGGTGACCGACGGCTACGTGACGGTCGAGCGCGAAGCCTTCGAGCTGGTGCGCAACAACCTCTCCAAGGCCAACGTGTTCGCCTTCGGCATCGGCTCGTCGGTGAACCGCAGCCTCATGGAAGGCATTGCACGTGCCGGCATGGGCGAGCCTTTCATCATCACCGACCCGGTGCAGGCGCCCGAGCAGGCCGCGCGCTTCCGCCGCATGGTGGAGTCGCCCGTGCTCACGAACGTGAAGGCCACCTTCGGCGGCCTGGACGTGTACGACGTGGAGCCGCAGGCGCTGCCCGACGTGCTGGGCGAGCGCCCGGTGATCGTGTTCGGCAAGTGGCGTGGTGAGCCCAAGGGCCGCGTGATCATCGAAGGCCAGAGCGCCACCGGCCCGTACCGCGAGGAAGTGCGCATCACGCCGCAAACGCGCCAGGACACCGCCGCGCTGCGCACGCTGTGGGCACGCCACCGCATCCAGAGCCTGAGCGATCAGGAAGCGCTCGAAGGCAGCGCGGCCTTCAAGGACCGCATCACCGAGCTGGGCCTGAAGTACAGCCTGCTCACGCAGTACACCAGCTTCATCGCGGTGGACAAGGTGGTGCGCAACGTGGCGCCGCAGAACAGCGTGGACGTGAACCAGCCGCTGCCGATGCCGCAGGGCGTGAGCGACCTGGCACTGGGCGCGGAGGTGCCGAGCACGCCGGAACCGGAAACGCTGGGCGCGATCGCCGTCGTGTTGTCGATGCTGGCCATGCTGCGCCGCCGTGCGCGCCGCAACGATCCGCGCCGCTTCACGGCTTGA
- a CDS encoding biosynthetic peptidoglycan transglycosylase, whose translation MIYGLLALVLSAAAAIFLIVKIALAPAAGEWRTTVKAGPLDFEVGVPTAVRLATSSWFAPRLNGHALDTRFGTVHFTWDETTGQQQMRCAPCSADVPALGTQPIKVERLVATVRRDGNTLAGTFEATPEAANGNALLQGTWTGRLAPKNLQLDVRVQDAPIARWYAVLVPALPELQRARIGGTLALQAQLLLPDATFAVQPAISQFTVEGLGTEAMLGARTSCGPSGKLANDSWLARAVIAAEDQRFFSHAGYDLTEILASIDHNQKPGQTRRGGSTLTQQLAKLLVTGSDRTAERKLRELLYAVEMEQTLGKARILQLYLDNAPWGGNLCGGEAAARRYFKRSARTLEPAQAVWLAAMLHKPQAVLEQWRRDGAIDPDRTKWVAESVRGISRNQREALLKSVAAAKYAPPEAVQ comes from the coding sequence GTGATTTACGGGCTGCTGGCCCTGGTGCTGTCTGCGGCAGCAGCTATCTTTCTGATAGTAAAAATCGCCCTCGCGCCGGCGGCGGGCGAGTGGCGCACCACGGTCAAGGCCGGCCCGCTCGACTTCGAGGTCGGCGTGCCGACCGCGGTGCGCCTGGCCACCTCGTCGTGGTTCGCGCCGCGACTGAACGGCCATGCGCTCGACACCCGCTTCGGTACCGTGCATTTCACCTGGGACGAGACAACCGGCCAGCAGCAGATGCGCTGCGCGCCGTGCAGCGCCGACGTGCCCGCGCTCGGCACGCAGCCGATCAAGGTCGAGCGGCTGGTGGCCACCGTGCGGCGCGACGGCAACACGCTGGCCGGCACCTTCGAGGCCACGCCCGAGGCGGCCAACGGCAACGCGCTGCTGCAGGGCACCTGGACCGGCCGCCTCGCGCCGAAGAACCTGCAGCTCGACGTCCGCGTGCAAGACGCGCCCATCGCCCGCTGGTACGCCGTGCTCGTGCCGGCGCTGCCCGAGCTGCAGCGCGCCCGCATCGGCGGCACGCTGGCGCTGCAGGCGCAGCTGCTGCTGCCCGACGCCACCTTCGCGGTGCAGCCGGCCATCAGCCAGTTCACCGTCGAGGGGCTGGGCACCGAGGCCATGCTGGGCGCGCGCACCAGCTGCGGCCCGTCGGGCAAGCTGGCCAACGACAGCTGGCTGGCGCGCGCCGTCATCGCGGCGGAAGACCAGCGCTTCTTCAGCCACGCCGGCTACGACCTGACCGAAATCCTCGCCTCGATCGACCACAACCAGAAGCCCGGCCAGACCCGGCGCGGCGGCAGCACACTCACGCAGCAGCTGGCCAAGCTGCTGGTCACCGGCAGCGACCGCACGGCCGAGCGCAAGCTGCGCGAGCTGCTCTACGCGGTCGAGATGGAGCAGACGCTGGGCAAGGCCCGCATCCTGCAGCTGTACCTCGACAACGCCCCGTGGGGCGGCAACCTCTGCGGCGGCGAGGCCGCGGCGCGGCGTTACTTCAAGCGCAGCGCGCGCACGCTCGAACCGGCGCAGGCCGTCTGGCTTGCGGCCATGCTGCACAAGCCGCAGGCCGTGCTCGAACAATGGCGCCGCGATGGCGCGATCGATCCCGACCGCACCAAGTGGGTGGCCGAGAGCGTGCGCGGCATCAGCCGCAACCAGCGCGAGGCGCTGCTCAAGAGCGTGGCCGCCGCCAAATACGCACCGCCGGAAGCCGTGCAATGA
- the xrtQ gene encoding exosortase Q: MSLATLAHHHPRVVDWAIRIDRTPAFGWLALQCAALAPIGVWMARRLQDGSDDPLGLVALVALAALAWQCRRELRASPRLGWLALAGVGTVLATLLRTGLGGLPALPPLASGLVAVLSLAAGLLAFLPRGVAALPVAGLSVLALPLLSSLQFYAGYPLRVVTAEASRWLLAPGFEVAREGATLMVDGRLVIVDAPCSGVQMVWLGYFTACAVALWARRGDRAFLRRLPAVGLLVLAGNIVRNSVLIAFEGAGHPLAPWAHNALGLVLLAAVCGAIARLMVPARAAPHIDLERPTPGLITAEGGRRVDTVR; this comes from the coding sequence ATGTCTCTGGCAACCCTGGCCCACCACCATCCGCGCGTCGTGGACTGGGCCATCCGCATCGACCGCACGCCGGCCTTCGGCTGGCTCGCGCTGCAGTGCGCCGCGCTCGCGCCCATCGGGGTCTGGATGGCCCGCCGCCTGCAGGACGGTTCCGACGATCCGCTGGGGCTCGTGGCGCTGGTCGCCCTGGCCGCGCTCGCCTGGCAGTGCCGGCGCGAGCTGCGGGCCTCGCCGCGCCTGGGCTGGCTCGCGCTGGCCGGCGTCGGCACTGTGCTCGCCACGCTGCTGCGCACGGGGCTGGGCGGCCTGCCCGCGCTGCCGCCGCTGGCCTCGGGCCTGGTGGCGGTGCTCTCGCTCGCGGCCGGGCTGCTGGCCTTCCTGCCGCGCGGCGTGGCGGCGCTGCCGGTGGCCGGGCTGTCGGTGCTGGCGCTGCCGCTGCTGTCGTCGCTGCAGTTCTATGCGGGCTACCCGCTGCGCGTGGTGACGGCCGAGGCCAGCCGCTGGCTGCTCGCGCCGGGTTTCGAGGTGGCGCGCGAAGGCGCGACGCTGATGGTCGACGGCCGCCTGGTGATCGTCGACGCGCCCTGCTCGGGCGTGCAGATGGTGTGGCTGGGCTACTTCACGGCCTGCGCCGTCGCGCTGTGGGCGCGGCGCGGCGACCGCGCGTTCCTGCGCCGCCTGCCGGCCGTCGGGCTGCTGGTGCTGGCCGGCAACATCGTGCGCAACAGCGTGCTGATCGCCTTCGAAGGCGCCGGCCACCCGCTCGCGCCGTGGGCGCACAACGCGCTGGGGCTGGTGCTGCTGGCCGCGGTGTGCGGCGCCATCGCGCGCCTCATGGTGCCGGCGCGCGCTGCGCCGCACATCGACCTCGAACGCCCGACGCCGGGCCTGATCACCGCCGAAGGAGGCCGCCGTGTCGATACCGTTCGTTGA